A window of Leptolyngbya sp. FACHB-261 genomic DNA:
GAATAGCACGAAGCGCTCACCCACAACTGCGGTAGTTAAGCCAGGCTCAAGCTCGGTGCCAGTCTGCTCATAGATTACCGGTACGCCCTGATACTGCTCAAATACCAGTTCAGAACCGCCTACGGCCCGTTGCTGCCAGAACAATTGCAAAAACTCACGGCTGCGATCTGCGGCTTGAGTGGTCAAGGCCAACAGATAACCAGGCTGTTTGCCATTGTTAGTGTCACGGTCGATATCTGGGGTCGTCACCGCGACTGTTAGCTCATCACCCAGCCAGGGGCGGACATCGCGGTCATAGTTCAGCTTGGGACCAATCAGCTGGGCTCGTAAACGTTGCCATTCCCGTTGGCTGCGGCTGCGTTCGCTGGGCTTGATTGAGAACTGGCGCAGTTGTTGCAGTCGGTCAGGATTCACCAAGAGCGAAACCACCGCAGGAGCCTGACGAGACACCAAACTGGCTGCTAGGGGAGCGGTTTTTACCCCGGTGCGCAGGGCTAGAGGGCTGCGGTTGAGCAGCCAGTAGATACCACTGCTACTGATCAGCAGCAGCACCAAGACAACAGCAGCAATTGCTAGGTAAATGGTGCGACGATTAGGGGCGCTTAACTTCATCGCGGCAAGCTCAAGACAGCACAGAGGTTGGCCCACGGAGAACGGATGCCAACCTAGAGCCTATCTGAAAAACGAGCAGAATTGGTTTTTCTAGGGCTCCTGTCGTCATCTTTGGCGCTTAGCAGCTCAACCTCAGCTGAAACAGGTTCGAGCCAGTCATCAACTAGCCGCGACTGATGTCAATCGGATAAAGTGCCAGCCGGACAATTTGCCAAGTCAGCGTGCGAAAGCAGCCTGAAGCGGTCACAATCTTGGAGTGGACTCCGCTTGAGGGTTCCACTTGGCTCTTTGTCTGCCGCCCTTTATGTATGACGCAGCAACCCAGCACAAGCAGGCCTGAGGCCAGCCCACAGGCCAATCTACAGGTCAATACACAGCTCCCCAACGTCTCTTCCGGGTCAACACGAATGGTCAAGCCAACCGATGAAGCAGTGGGAGCCCTACGGCAGGCGGACCAGTCCCTATACAACCAGATGGCGTTGGAGATTTGGTCTCTGCTCAAGACCACCGATAATTCAACTCCGGGCTTCTGGAACCGTTTTATGCACAATCGGCAAGCGGGACTCAAGCAATTTCTAGATCAAAAATCGCGTCCAGCAGACATTCCGGAGCCAGGTACGCACGAGCCTGAGCAGTCTGAGCCCAGCTACTCTGAGCCAGCCAGCGCTCAGCTTGACGCGCAGGGCGAGAACCTACCTAACCAGCATTAGCCCAAGTCAAGCAGGGAGCCAACCAAGGATTGGACAGGGATTCGAGCTAGCGTAGTTTTTAATAGTTCTTGATTGTCTTGTCTCTAGCTTGTCTTAAGCCCTGGTGCCCCCATGTCTGCCGATTCCATTCGTGAAATCAGTGTCGAAGAATTTGCCCAGCGTTATGCTGCCGATAGCTCTGCTACTGGGCAGGAGTCCCAACTACCTCAGTTAGTTGATGTGCGGGAGCCTGGAGAGTTAGAGCTGGCCCAACTGGACGGCTTCATTAATCTGCCGCTGAGTCAGTTTGCTGAGTGGTCAGGTCAGATTCAAAACCATCTGGACCCAGCGCGCGAGACGATTGTGATGTGCCATCACGGTATGCGCTCTGCTCAGATGTGCTACTGGCTAGCCAGCCAGGGCTTTACTAACGTGCAAAACCTGGCTGGGGGCATTGCTGCCTACTCCCAACGGGTTGATGCTTCAGTGCCCCAGTATTAAACACCATCATTAGGCGAGTATTAGGCGCCTTAGGCTTAGAACAGGCTTAGAAGAAGTATTAGAAGCCTCTAACTAGAAACTAGCTAGCGAGAGCGGCGGACCACGGCACCCGGACAGGCATTGTCAGCCTGGGGACCTGTAAGCGGAGGCGGTGCAGATTCTTGCCGGTAGTAGATTACTCGGGCATCGACATTTTGGGCACGTAAGTAGTCTTTGACCAATTCGACATCCCGACGACTACCGGAATCTGCAACCTGGATGAAGGTGCCCAACCGAGAAGTTTGGAAGCAAGCCCGAGGATAGGCGCGTCGCACCCGTGCCAGGGTATCAACCGAGCCTGTCGGAACTGCCGTAACGTAGCGATTGGGAGAGCGAGGCGGCGGTGTTGAAGGCTCACTGAGCACGGGCAGGCTCACAGACGTGGGCGAAGGACCAGGAGCGCGTGTGGAAGAATAGTAGGCTTCGGTGGGCAGGACGTTACTGGATAGGGGCGGGTTGGTCGAATACAAACTGCTAGGAGTAGCAACCCCAGCGCCAGCGCCAGCGCCGGCACCCAGGCGGCTGATTTCTATTTCGTTGCCTGACGTCAGTGGCGCAAAGCTGGAATCGGAGCTACCCAAGGCTAAGGGTGTAGCGGGAATGCTCGTGTTGGCGGTATTCCCGCTAGGGCCTATCGGGATGCCAGGGCCAGGATCGTTGGGCAGAGTTTCAAGTGGCAGGGAGGGCACCGACAGAGTTGTGGTGGCGGCGCTAGCGTTGTCGATCTGAGCTGTGAGCCCCTGCCGCTGCAACTGGTCACGCAAAACAAAGGCATTGGATTGCTGCGCAAAACGCCCTGCTTGAATCACGGCAGGAAAGCTGCGGCGGTCAATGAAAGCATCTGGCCGGATTTGCCGAACCTGTTGTAGCGTTAACGGGTCAGAGCCAGAGACAAAAACTCGATAGGCTCCCACGACGCTGGGCAGAGGTGCGTAGGGCGTGCTGTAGGGAGAAGCAGAAGCAGGCGGCGCTAGATTCTCAGTGCCAGGATAAAAGGTGGTTTGCGCTAGAAGTGGCTCAGTCGCGCTGGATAACAGCAGGGGAGCTAATGCCAAAGGCAGCATGGTTGCTGCTGATATCGTTGCAGTCTGCCAATTTCTGGCCATGACACATCTCCCCACAAATTGCGTATTGGTTTTGTGCAATTTTTGCAGTCAGTCTATCACGCTCAATCGCAAGCGCAAGCGCAACTGCGGGCAAAAGTGAAGCCTCTGAAGTTGCGCTTAAATTTGAGCTGTGGATTCGGTTTATGAACTTGAGTCAGGGAATAAACACGGAATAGCCCCACTCACCCGAAGCACCCTAACAAACTCAAAGTCTGTCAATGGCACTCCAGCCAGTGGGGCCGAGAACTACGCCAGGAAACAGGGTTGGAACTGCCTCAGAGCACAGTTGCCTTAAGACGTCAGCCCTAAGACATCGACTGAATAATGTAGTCGAAGTAGGGAGCTGTTGCGACCGCATCTTCTTCGCTCAACAGCGCCAATGACGCCTGTTTTAGACAGCGAATCGCTTCAACCATACCGGGTACTGGTACACCCAGAGAGTTGTACATTTCGCGTACGCCGATCAAACCGATCTTTTCAATCGGTCCCTTGTCGCCAGCCAGCACGCCGTAGGTGATCAGGCGCATGTACCAACCGTAGTCGCGCAAGCAGAGAGCTCGCTGCCGTTCGCCGTAGGCGTTGCCACCTGGCGAGATGAAATCTGGGCGTTTTTTCCAGAGTTCACCGCTAGCCTGCTTGACAATCTTGCTCTCGTTTTCAGCCAGAGTAGACGCAATGCGAATGCGCTGACTGCCAGTGACTAGGAAGTCCCGGATGTTCTGGAGTTCATCCAGCGTCGGATAACGGAGTTCATCGTCTGCTTGAAGAAGAATTTGGCTAACTACACTCATGACTATCGACAATGCCTCTTGAGATAGCAGAAGGTACGCGGGTCGTAGAATGATCTACAAGAAATCCCTAAAGCGCTGACGCTACTGTTTTTCGTCATTCTACCGTTTGCCTTCCCCCTGGAGAAGTGTTCTAGTCCACGGCTTTGTGATGGATGCTGACAACCCGCTCAATGTTGGCTAGTTGCACGTCCGGTCAGACTGGCGATTAGCTCAACGAGCTCAGTAGGGTTGACGGGTTTGGCCAAATGACTTTGAAAACCAGCCTGCAAAGCGCGTTCTCGATCTTGTTTACGGGTGTAAGCAGTTAGAGCTACTGCTGGGATTTTACCGCCCTGGCCCAACTCCAGAGCCCGTACCTTGTGAATTAGGGCATAGCCATCTTCATTGGGCATGCCAATATCGCTAAGTAAGATGTCAGGGGGAACTCGCTTCAGAGCAGATAGCGCTTCAACGACAGAAGCAGCAGCTATCACCTCAGCGCCATTCACCGTTAAGGCTGTAACCAGCAAGTCTCGGGCATCGGCTTCATCGTCGACTACTAATACTCGCAAGCCGCTCAAGGAAGGGGCTTTGTCATAGCTAAGACTAAGCTCAGGCTCAGGTTGAGCTAGCTGCGCT
This region includes:
- a CDS encoding allophycocyanin subunit alpha-B, with protein sequence MSVVSQILLQADDELRYPTLDELQNIRDFLVTGSQRIRIASTLAENESKIVKQASGELWKKRPDFISPGGNAYGERQRALCLRDYGWYMRLITYGVLAGDKGPIEKIGLIGVREMYNSLGVPVPGMVEAIRCLKQASLALLSEEDAVATAPYFDYIIQSMS
- a CDS encoding rhodanese-like domain-containing protein, which translates into the protein MSADSIREISVEEFAQRYAADSSATGQESQLPQLVDVREPGELELAQLDGFINLPLSQFAEWSGQIQNHLDPARETIVMCHHGMRSAQMCYWLASQGFTNVQNLAGGIAAYSQRVDASVPQY